One Candidatus Regiella endosymbiont of Tuberolachnus salignus genomic window, AGCGCAGGCGGGTCAGCGAGCCGGCGTGGGCGGTGGAAGAAGTTTTAAAACAACAGCCAAAATTTATTCGCCAGCCGTTACAAAAGCGTCTTGATTATCTGCGCCGGGAAGCGGGCGATAAGCGTGCCGAGGCTTTTTTATTAAAGGGGGTCAAACCCGCTTTGCAGCGACTGGCAGCGCTGCGTGATAAGCAGCAGACGCCAGATTATCAGCAGGTCGCCGGTTGGGCGCGACTGGAGGGGTTGTTATGGCTGCCAGCGTTGTCGCGCAAGGAGGTGAAACGGCTCGCCACCTTGGTCGCTGGGCATATCGAGACTGTTTTTTGTTCTTTTGCTGACAGGTTACCAGCAGATAATACTGATCCGAATGAGATATTGCGGATTTATCAGCAGGTGGCCAATAAAGCCAAATGCTTTGCGATTACCCCGCCCTATTGGCACAGTTTAAATCAGACGATACAGCATCGGGGCAAGGTGCCTTATCATTTGATCCCCGGCGCCTTAGCCCGGCTCTGTTGTGCTGAGTGGTGGACGCGCCAATTGTGGCGTTTGCGTTGTGAATGGCGTGAGGAGCAACACCGGGCGAGTTGTTTGGTGCATAAACAGGCGTCGGCTTATGTCAGCCAGGATGCGTTGACCCGTAAGCGTGAGCAAGATCGCTGTGCCTTGGACTTTATCCGCTCGCATGAATTGGTGAATGAAGCCGGGGTGACACTGGACATGGAGCAGGTGGTAAAGCGCAGTACCAGCAATCCCCACTTGCGTCGACTGGAAATGATGACGACCGCCAAAGGGCTGGAAAATTTGGCCGAACAGCGCGGGGATTATGCGATGTTTTATACCGTTACCTGTCCGTCGCGTTATCACGCCACCTTGTCTTGCGGCAAACCCAATCCTAAATGGGCGCTCCAGACGGTGCGTGAGAGCAGTGATTATTTGGTCGATCTGTTTGCGGGCGTGCGTAAAAAAATGAACAAGCTGGGGCTGCGTTGGTATGGCGTGCGGGTTGCTGAACCGCATCATGATGGCACCGTGCATTGGCATTTGCTGTGTTTTATGGCGAGAAAAGATCGGGTTGCTATTACCGCGGTGTTACGTGAATTTGCTATCCGACGTGATCGCGAGGAGCTCGGCAAAAATATCAAACCGCGTTTTGATGTCAAGCCGGTACTGAAAAGCAAGGGCACGCCGACCGGTTATTTGACCAAATATGTGAGTAAGAATCTGGATGGCAGTGTGCTGAAAAGCGCCGCCGATCCGGCTACGGGGGAACCCTTATTGAGTCATGAGACCGGTAAGCCGCTTCATGAAGCGGTTGAACATGTCGTGGCGTGGGCGAGTTTGCACCGGGTACGGCAATTTCAGTTTTTTGGTATTCCGTCACGCCAAACTTACCGTGAATTACGTTTACTGGCCGGGCAGTTGCAGCGCAAATCAAAAACGAAGAAAAGGGGGCAACAGCTGGCAGATAAGGCGATGGATGAGGTGCTGGCTGCCGCCGATGCCGGGTGTATGGCCACCTATATACTCAAGCAAGGCGGGGTGTTGGTGCCGCGTAAAGACCATACTGTGCGCACTGCTTATGTGGCGTCGGATACCCTGAATGCTTACGGGGAGAAGGGCATGAAGATTTACGGTGTGTGGTCGCCCCGGCTGGGCATTGAGTCGCGGATTGGTACCCATGACGAGCGCTGGCAACGGGTACGTAAGGTGAAAAATGATAAGCAGCCTAATGAGGTGGTCGTTGCTGTTGACCTGCCGGACGGATTTTCCGTCCCTTGGACTCGGACTCGTGGCAATAACTGTCCCCTTGAACGAAAAGTGATCATACGGCAGAAGGTGAAAAAAGTAGCGGTGCCGATGCGGGTTTGAAGTATTTTTGGGAGAAGGACTCGTGCGCAATAGCTAACATTGCTCAACAGAACCAGATTAAAAAGCCCAAATTACACAAGTATAAAAAAGTCTTTATATCGTATCTTTAAAGATGCTATTATAAGTTTTTACTATATATGGGGAAAAATATGGCTCATCAAATCCTAGCAGAAATGGCGGCCAGTATTACCGATCTCAAACGTAACCCTATGGGTACGCTTGCAGACGGTGAGGGTGAGGCTGTTGCTATACTTAATCGTAATCAACCCGCTTTTTATTGTGTACCGCCTAAACTTTATGCTTACTATCGGGAACTTGCCGAAGATGCTGAGCTTAACCTTATCGCTGATGAACGAATGGCAAAACCCGAATTTGTGAGCGTAAATCTAGATGATTTATAAGTTAAAATTTGAAAAACGCGCTTTAAAAGAATGGGATAAATTAGGCCATACACTGAAACAACAGTTAAAAAATAAGCTGTCTGAAAGGTTGGACAATCCGCATGTTCCATCAGCAAGGTTAAGTGGGAAGACTAATCGCTATAAAATTAAATTAAGAGCGTCTGGTTACAGATTAGTCTACGAAGTAAATGATAACGAAGTCGTTTTACTTGTAATCGCTATAGGAAAAAGAACAGGGGATGACATTTATCACGCTGCTGATCAGCGTTAAATAAAATTTATACGGCTCTTAATTATTCATTTCTACACTTATCGGAAACCTTATCCGTCCTATCTATTTAACAATCGGTCAATATCTTTCCTTCCTGTGCCGAAAAGCAATTAACACCCGCACAGACATAACAAGGCTTGCCGGTATTTTTCACCACCCGAATGGCTTTATCATCCCAGAGCGCTGTCATCTGACTGTCTTTTACGTTGGTTACGACAAGGCGAGGTAAACCGTTATCCTGTAGCCAATATTGTACCGCCCTGACTCCACTGGGTGTTTCGGCGCGGGCGGTAAAAATATGTACCTCTTTTCCTGCACTTAACCACGTTTTGATACGCTGCACCATCGGAGCCAAGGGACGCCCCAATTGATGACCTTGACTCGTTAAGGATTCAGCTATATGGCGAGAAAAATTTTTATCAACCACGGTTATCGTCAAAAACAATATACCCGTGGGGCGAGAAAACGAGCTCTCCCCGCACATTGTTCCATACGTCCCCGTCACTCGGTCACCTCGCAAATAACGATTAATCGCATCATGGCTCATCCCTTCAGTATGACCCGCAAAATTCGTCAGGGTAGCAAGTACTGGCAGTAATTCAGTCTAGTTGCTTTCATACCCCCATTTTACAGAAGTTATCTCCATTATATGAAAGTACTGCTGTAAGTTCTGCCCTTGTTTTTCCAGCTCAGATACGAGATCATTGTTACAATTAGGTTTAGCGTAAAGGGTAATCATTTTTATGCGGCTCATCTTCTGTAGTGCCTCATCCTTAATTCAACGATTCAAGCTAGTATTTTTATACTTACTGATTGCTATTAATATTCTTCTCGGGAAATATACCACGGTAACTTTTGGCCGTTTTTCAACCGTCACTGACCTTAAAAAAGGTCAGGCTTTCATCATTCTGTTTAATGATGAAATACAATCTCCACGCTAAAAGAATATCAAACTAATTAGCTTTTTTTACAGGCTCCGATTTCGTGAACGCAGCGCCAACCGCCTGTGCTTTTAAGCGTGCCACCTCATCCAGCCAAGGCCGCTTTTTTTAAGTACATTGCACCGAGTGTCGAGCATTTTTCTCATAATTTACCTGCGTTGTAGCTATTCATTTTTTGACTCATGTCATGATATCCAAACCCAGCAGGTACAAAAATAAGGTTTAGCCTGTTAATTTTTTATCCATTTCACGACTCAAAATTTTTCTCGGAAGCGTTCAGCGATTTTTTCTAACTTGCTCATGAGATCGCTGTCTCTATCTGTACCCGATATTTCATTCGGCTTTTTATGATCCCAATGCTTGGGATAAAAAAACGCCCTTCCGTACCTCAAGCGTGCGCTCCCCGCCACGCCCCCGCGCTTTGGCTAATGTGTGATTACTGTTGCACCCTTTTATCGGGGTGAAAACCGTTGATAGCCGCGGTTTTAACGGCAATGGTTGCCGCAAAAACGCTTGCAGATCCATGCAATCTAGTCATGCACCCTTTACATTGAAGCGTTTTCCACTAATTCATACGGCTTAAAGCGGATCACCTCTTCACCCAGCCAGGCATTGATTTCACTCAGCCGCTCTTGCAGTGGGGCTAATTCATTGATGGCAAACACCCGTGCTGCTTTTTCGATATCACCAAAGCCGCCGGTATTGTGCGGTAAAATGCCCATCAGTTGAGGCGGTACCCGCTGTGCCGCGAGTTGATCATCACGGGTCACATTTTTAATGTTAATAAATTCATCTTTGGCCGCCACTTCTGCCAAGGGAATCAACTGTAACCCGTCTTTTTTCCCACCCGGCGCATACATAAACAAATTACGAAAATTCCCGGGTCCTTTGGCGTCTTTCATCGCTTGCCGCAAGCGATCAATGTCTTCTTGTTGATGCGCCGCATCGTTCATGTACAAAATAAAGCCGGCATGACTGCCATTAAGATAATATTTGCGCCGAAACAGCGTCGCCGCCTCATTCAGCCAGCTGGAATTGAGTGCCGCCAAATAATCGGGCACACCGTAGATTTCCTGATTAATATCAGGGTCGAGCAGATGAAACACGCTATCTGCGGCAAAACAATGCGGATCTGCCCAGGATTGCACATACCAATGGGTACCGGGCTCCACGCCACAACGGGTATATTTAGCGGGACTGGGCACCAATTTGAGCACCCCGCCCAAGCGGTTGGTGCGCACCTCTAAAAAGGCATTAGCAAACACCAGAAAATCCAGCGCATAGCGGCTAAAATCCTGTTTGGATAAATAGCGATGCGGTTGAAACAGGCTGACTAACAGATTGCGTTTCATGTAAATCGGTGAGCTGTGATGCACCGCGGCGCGAAAAGATTTCGCCAGCCCCTGAAATGACACCGGCGGCTCATACCACTGGTCAACTACGGCACATTCCAGATAATCCAGCATATCGCGTTGATCGAGCATCGGGATCGGATCGCCAAAGGTAAAGGCTTCTACCC contains:
- a CDS encoding replication endonuclease; translated protein: MTPPAVELLQPTAYLGHAPFCWRWNAPRKSVNHYRMEELPPEPLTPLQRLIAEDAQRRRRQKPALTEEQQIRQQTLQDVIEKAEERHLVQEKARWQARQNQRRRVSEPAWAVEEVLKQQPKFIRQPLQKRLDYLRREAGDKRAEAFLLKGVKPALQRLAALRDKQQTPDYQQVAGWARLEGLLWLPALSRKEVKRLATLVAGHIETVFCSFADRLPADNTDPNEILRIYQQVANKAKCFAITPPYWHSLNQTIQHRGKVPYHLIPGALARLCCAEWWTRQLWRLRCEWREEQHRASCLVHKQASAYVSQDALTRKREQDRCALDFIRSHELVNEAGVTLDMEQVVKRSTSNPHLRRLEMMTTAKGLENLAEQRGDYAMFYTVTCPSRYHATLSCGKPNPKWALQTVRESSDYLVDLFAGVRKKMNKLGLRWYGVRVAEPHHDGTVHWHLLCFMARKDRVAITAVLREFAIRRDREELGKNIKPRFDVKPVLKSKGTPTGYLTKYVSKNLDGSVLKSAADPATGEPLLSHETGKPLHEAVEHVVAWASLHRVRQFQFFGIPSRQTYRELRLLAGQLQRKSKTKKRGQQLADKAMDEVLAAADAGCMATYILKQGGVLVPRKDHTVRTAYVASDTLNAYGEKGMKIYGVWSPRLGIESRIGTHDERWQRVRKVKNDKQPNEVVVAVDLPDGFSVPWTRTRGNNCPLERKVIIRQKVKKVAVPMRV
- a CDS encoding plasmid stabilization protein, with the protein product MAHQILAEMAASITDLKRNPMGTLADGEGEAVAILNRNQPAFYCVPPKLYAYYRELAEDAELNLIADERMAKPEFVSVNLDDL
- a CDS encoding type II toxin-antitoxin system RelE/ParE family toxin — protein: MIYKLKFEKRALKEWDKLGHTLKQQLKNKLSERLDNPHVPSARLSGKTNRYKIKLRASGYRLVYEVNDNEVVLLVIAIGKRTGDDIYHAADQR
- a CDS encoding phage portal protein, giving the protein MRPVSCHPFNRKKRHPIATQPMKQTTPPRVEAFTFGDPIPMLDQRDMLDYLECAVVDQWYEPPVSFQGLAKSFRAAVHHSSPIYMKRNLLVSLFQPHRYLSKQDFSRYALDFLVFANAFLEVRTNRLGGVLKLVPSPAKYTRCGVEPGTHWYVQSWADPHCFAADSVFHLLDPDINQEIYGVPDYLAALNSSWLNEAATLFRRKYYLNGSHAGFILYMNDAAHQQEDIDRLRQAMKDAKGPGNFRNLFMYAPGGKKDGLQLIPLAEVAAKDEFINIKNVTRDDQLAAQRVPPQLMGILPHNTGGFGDIEKAARVFAINELAPLQERLSEINAWLGEEVIRFKPYELVENASM